GCTTAAAGTTATAGCATAAATAAGGTATGTTGTCTTAGAATGTAAAATTGATTTATAATTAAGTAGAGTATAagctttattttatgaaatattggtcatttcagtTAGTGCTTTTAACTAGATCTTTAGAATTGAGGCATAGAAGTAAtaggaaatagtttaaatccttttttccacatgacctatagaattagaaagctcagaatcccCTTTCTCAGGGAAGCCTCAAGCCCTCACAGtactgttagaatctgtactgtacatacGCTGCCCCACTTAGGACAACTGAGACCACCTCgagaaagaaaaggaaccatAAGtttgtctaaggcaggggtcttaaacttgcagcccgcgggccgcatgcggcccgctgaacaattttgtgcagcctgcagactaatccacaggcttacttaattttatccaaaatattttgaactttgtggattagtctgcgggccgcacaaaattgttcagtggcccacatgtggcccgcgggctgcgagtttgagacccctggtctaaggtgtcagaagttattcaggatcctcGGAAGACCCCGCAGCTTCCTTAGACTACAGAAAGCTTacagagtaggccctggccgattggctcagtggtaagcgttggcctggcgtgcggaagtcctgggttcgattcctggcgggggcacacaggagaagcgcccatctgcttctccacacctccccctctccttcctctctgtctctctcttcccctcctgcagccaaggctccattggagccaagtttgcccgggcgctgaggatggctccatggactctgcctcaggtgctagaatggctctggtcgcaacagagtgaccccccagatgggcagagcattgccccctggtgggcatgccgggtggatcccagtcgggcgcatgtgggaatctgtctgactgcctccctgtttccaacttcagaaaaatacaaaaaaaaaagtagcatttgTTTCTACAGTAGACTTTATTActattaatgaaaacatcaagTCTACCTATTAAATATCTGTTGCCTGTTATAGGCTGACATTtctactcaacagcctcatgcaCCTTCTTATaatgagtcaaggatttgactcagaatataaaaccagtggggagtGTGGTAAAGGTGCCAAAAAACTGTAAAactttagtttaactatagttctctgaaagaatgaaggttatctgaagaacttcctttccctttcaataagagacaatatttgcatatcctacactgattttaactcttcctcccttcctggaatcctgagagtaagatacacctctagacaaaggaatgggaggtagacactaaaagatttgtgaataaCTTTGATATGTAGAGCAAcgtcactattgtgttaccttgtaagttttaatgttttttatagagacaaatgttataagcttgtgttttttgttgttgttgttgttgacagagagagggacagatagggacagacaggaaggtagagagatgagaagcatcaatttttcgttgcgacacctttgttatttattgattgctttctcgtatgtgccttgactaggggatacagcagaccaaataaccccttgctcaatcaagccagcgatcctgggtccaagctggtgagccttgcttaaaccaggtgaatctacgctcaagctggtgacctaggggtctcgaacctgggtcctctgcatcccagtccgacactctatccactgcaccactgcctggtcaggctataagcttgttaatgattgattattttgtcatgttccccttcctttttctccccaacctgtatgtggtcaagtctatataactgacttcagggctattttgcacacacacgatttgggtcagctatactcCGTGTAAGTctatgcagctggcttattacTAAATCTTTTCCTAAAACTTCTATTGtgtcctgccttggtgtctctatgtaatcTGTGGAATTAAGATACGTTACTTTACAACAgacgagcccagggtatttcttccatgtagcaggtaaactgatctcattttttatggacatgagggccacttactatgccttgcctgaatattcaggtatttattcatccctcaaagatctctgttgtgggtattaatagtcttattttctgctgctttgtttaatatatagtgtctcctttattcctcctgcctcaatgccccatgcctattttaggctaggacctgctcctaatttagatgaatttacctctgccacccagcatagtgtatcccaaggttctcttcaccacccTACGGCTGCAGAGCTgcagggaaaggcaccctgggttcatctctccagtttaaagaaaacagaagctcctacgtgctgcagatggcttttccagtctacctgaattgttaccagctagaagcagtggtcactgggacttggactctagctgcaaagtgtggagatgtgaccacaactccagtgccttgtggactttttctgaatgtgtgtgactcctgctccctgagacagttctcagactgaagtggggttgggttacatttacaagtAATATGAAGtgatgatggtgtcaacatggacttggtgaaagtacattaacatgttaaggacatttaagactgtaaaatttttattttagatcctgttgtattagttaagactttgcttgataatctaataagctttaatcacttcattgtattaggacacttgttatagtatctgttagcattggctattttaattttgttatttattttatatttttccagtccgCCTCCAAATcggaacatgggaattcagatgagtatgaatcacagcacatgaattcaagttttaaaaaatacagaagggggatctgttggggaccgaaatataaacagtGTATTTTTACAATCTGAATATCTTGGGGACAGAGATGCTgagcccaaccccccacctcacctgcctagttaacaaagagctacacctgattctcgcttgtctcacccatgttctccggaagaggctggaagctagtttcttattggtgtaaagttagatttgaatggtatggtggggttgtctttgagttatCTTGGAAACAATTGCATTGCTAATGGATCacgttttttttccctgaataaaaacGGATGCACTTCTGGGAGCCACCGTGTTACGGCTGAGGAACAGTCGAGACTGTTCACCGTGCtgtcctcccgaacccatctgtatgtatatatctttaagtctctgtctatcatttattccatttcataccttttcccgttcgaGACCCTGTAATAGACTCGTCGTGGCTGGACCGCGACAGCTGAGCTTTGGGCAGGCTTCCGCGATGACACCGGGGCCTGGGCCCTTGCCCCAGCTCTGCTCGAGAGCCCACAGGGTTGGCTTGTCCTGACGGGGGGCTCTTGTGGGTCTCAGatgccctctgccctccctccacaTGTCTCCATGGCCCAGTCTGCAACAGTCAGCCAGCAGAGTGTCCGGCAGGTCAGTCAGAGGCCCCTGGAGCTGAGCGGACAGTCAGCGCCCTGTGCAGATGGATGTCGGGTCAGCCACCAACACTGCCACCCCTGGTCGGGCCAGGCCCCCGACTCCCGGCACTGCCACTGGCCCGACTGCCCAGCAGCCTCACCCACTGGTCTCCGAGATGCCCATGGAAAATCTTAGAAAGCCGTGCTTGGAGGCAGCGGAGGGCCCCTCCCGTCCCGGGTCACTGCAGTCCGCGCCCAGGGTGGCCGCTCTGAATGACATCCCCTCAGAAACCTCtcgtttctctcctctctgggtTTTCAAGCCCTGGGTTGTTCCTGCCCTGGGGTGACCCCACCGTAGACCAAAGGCTAATAGAAGGCTGCTGTCTTGGTGGGAGGGCTGAACAGGACTCCTACCTCGGAATCTTTTTAACTCTTACCTTTGAATTTTTAGCATTTTTCTGACTTCTGTGTCGTCAAAATCAGAAAAggttatttgcatgaaatagatGGCAATGTATTTGTAttgtaattttatacttttaagaaacaatgtAAATTGCCTGTAATCGCACACCACCACCGCCCACCCTATTTGCCATGTCTCCATTAAGTGCATGATGAATTTAGGGATCATTCAAGTTGTTGCCATGGTTTCTCATTTACTCTCTGCGTAATCGGTGCCCATCACAGCTCTCGGGATAGAGGGATCATTTTCTTTTAGGCACTGGTGGGGGGCTGTGTGCACTGGGGGGGGCATGTTCACTGGAGGGGGCGTGTCCTGGCCAAAGCTGGGCTGCAGGACCCCTGTGCTGAGTGCATCGGGGAGCCAGGTGTGGGGGACGCTGATGCCTGGGAGGGGTCTGGCTGTGGCCGCCTTGTCTTCTGGGATCTGCCATGGAGGGGTGGGGAGCTCCCCTCCTGGGGGAGCAGCAGCTGTtgtcagagccccccccccccagaggccaCATCCACTGGCCTCAGCCTGATAGCCAAGACAGGAGCACGGGGTGTGGGTGGCCTGCAGGCATGATCATGTTTGTGTGACATTCACCGTGACACAGCAAACGGCTGGCACAGAGGGCACCTGTGTTCAGATACGCCGGGGGGCCTCGCAGGAGCTCCAGGAGAAGAAAGAGCCGGAACACAAACACGGCTCGACCTTTCCCGCatcagcaccccccaccccgcctcctgCCCCCAGACAGACAAGGCAAACAAGGCCTGTGGCCACTTCCGCAGTCAAGGGCAGGTCAGCTGGGTCTGTGATTGGGTTTCGCTGGCTAGGCTAAGGCTAAGGAGCCTTTGTGAGCCCTGCCCTGGCGGAGCCTCTGAGCCCAGGGGCAGCGGGGAGGTGGGGACCTGAGGACCCAGGGACAAAGGGCGAGGGCTCCTCCAGGGCACACGCCACCAGCTGTGACACTGGCCATGCAGGGAGGTGCGTGCAGCTGGCCCCTGTGGGCCGGGCCGGGCGGGCAGACCCCGCTCCCACCTGGAGGTGGCggttgtgctgggcttggaaggACGCAGAGCCCGTGGGATGCTGGGGAGGGAGATGGAGGCACACGCCCAGCCCAGGCCAACTCGCTGAGGGCGTCAGGGGACAGGGAGGCTGGACAGGAGCAGAAGCAGTAACCATGACGGGTCCAACTTAGATATGAAAACACATgtttggagagagaaaaataatcgCAAAACTCATACAGGAAAAAGGCGCTCAGGACTCTCGAACAGCGCCAGATCCCGGGGAAACCGTGCGATGTGATTGGCTACTGCcgggtaccccccccccccagtcctccCATTCTTAGTGGCCATTCTGATGGGTGTCTGCTTCCTCCGGGATGGACTTGTTACTACTGTATTTCCTGTTAAGAGGATACAAAGACAGTGGACCCTGCTTTACTCTGAGGGTCCAAACTCCTTGTCGTTACCGGCCGTGGGGGTGTCTGGGCGTGACTCCCGACAGACTGCTCAGGGTTTGTTAGTACCCCGACTCTCCTGTCTATGCGGGGTACGGCGTCTGTATTTCCATGACGACGGTGCCTTCAGACTCATGAACGCTGAATTTTATCGGTGGATCGCTCCTCGAATCACCTTTACGCTGGTTCCCTCTTCACCCCCACTGACGCTTTTTGCCTTAAATGATGTTTTCTCTCATTGGTTCTTTATTTGTTGTAAAAATGTCTGTATTGTACTCTTGCCCCAGCCCCCTTTCCCCATAACCCACTGTTCTCACGGGCTCAATGTGCGTTTTTCGTTTGTACAAACTCATGCAGatgggtataatttttttttattttatgtatttagttTTCTTCAAATATCCACCGAAGACAGAACTTTCCTTCCCTCCTCATTTTGGAAGCGGGCGATCGTGTCGTTGCCCTCAGCAGGCCAGCAGCTTTGCCCGGCACACGTGAGCTGCCGTGCCCATGCCCGTCACAGCTGCGGGCATCTGTGCAGCCCTCTGGGTGCACGGCATTCCTGCCGCACTCCCTCCTGCCACAGTTCCGGCCGTGAGGGGTCGGTGAAGCCAACCCTCGCTTTCCCTGGGCCTGTGTCTGAGCTGTTCGTACGTTTCCCTCCGTGTTCTGTGACGAGGGCTCAGGTGTGCTTCCTGTCGCCTCCTTCTGCGACGCCTTCGCCCTCTGTCTCCGGGATCCGTGCTGCTGCTAAGGAGTCGGCCGTGGGTCTGTTTTCATCGACTTCCTCAGTGCTGTCTTCCAGTGCTTCGAGTTCTGACTTTACCTTCTCTTTGAAGTTATCTGTAGAGTTTTTAATGTACTATATTATTCACCTTcagtatttataattatttctctttcatatctcCTTATGGTTTATGTCCTGGCTAGTTCTCATTTTAtaatttcctgttttgttttgttttttattaagtgagaggtggggaggtagggagacagactcccacatgtgcctgaccgggatccacccagcatgctcaccagggggcgatgctctgcctatctggggtgttgctctgttgcaaccagagacatcctagcacctgaggtggaggccacggagccatcctcagcacccgggcaaactttgctccaatggagccttggctgcgggaggggaagagagagacagagaggaaggagaggaggagggtggagaagcaaatgggtgctcctcctgtgtgccctggccgggaatcaaacctgggacttcctcacgccaggccgatgctctaccactgagccaaccggccagggctagtttgcATTTTATCAATATAATCTCCTGTTCTTTTTCATCTTTAGGCATCTTCATCACACAATAGCACTTATAAAGCATTTGTCACAGTTGCCACTATCTGGAATATCTGGAAGAAGTCCCCACACTGATTATATTCACTTTTGATGTTTTTATTCAGATGACACTCTTGTGGACAATCTGGAACGCTGTGGCACTGGCTCATTTTCAGGCGAGGGAATGGAGCCGATGGGCTTTTGCCCTTCTCTGTCACTTTGCTGTCATCGCTCCCTGTCCTGAAGCTTTGTCATagcctctgcctcccacctcccacccccaccccatgcccaGCTCTGTTCTGCTGAGACGTAGAGTGACCACAGGCAAAGTCATCTCGTTAGAGGGAGGCTTGTCTCCAGCCTGCCTCCACTTTCCCGGGTCAGGCTTCAGCCGTTCTCCAGGTGTATATGTGTGATGTATATATTATACgtatatatccatccatccatcttggTTTCCCTTTGTTTTATCTGCTCtgtgtgtagagcaggggtccccaaactgcggccctctgaggccgtttatccggcccctgccgcacttccagaaggggcacctctttcattggtggtcagtgagaggagcacattgaccatctcattagccaaaggcaggcccatagttcccactgaaatactggtcagtttgatttaaatttacttgttctttattttaaatattgtatttgttcccattttgtttttttactttaaaataagatatgtgcagtgtgcacagggatttgttcatagtttttttttatagtccggccctccaatggtctgagggacagtgaactggccccctgtgtaaaaagtttggggacccctggtgtagagcaaTGACAGGTTCTTACTGCAGCTCTTGTCCGGAGTGCAGACATCCTCTTCAAACACACTCACTGTTATGTTCACACTGTCAGTCTCTGCCCAGGGACACCAGAGGCTCAGTTGAGACCCCACCGAGCCCATGGCTGTCTGACCTGGCCTGCCCCCTCCCTGGCGGTGAGCCCAGCAGCCCAGCAGCCCAGCAGGGGGATGGGCGGGAGGGTGGCCCCTGGCACTCATTGTGCGTCTCCCCTCGGTGGCTTCCCTCCCGGGAGGCTCCTCTCCCCACGCTCAGTCTCTCCCCTCCCGGGTCCCCCCTGCGGACCTGTCCTCTGGACACGCGCTGCCCTGACGATCCTTCGTGGTCAGCGAGAGCTGTTCAGCGGCGTCCAACAATCACAGACATGACATTTAATCTGCTCCCTGCAGAATTGGACACGGTTGATGGCGGGAAGGCATTGGTGGATCATCTGGGCCAACTTCCCCAGGGGACCCTGGGCTGAGCGGTATAAAAGGGGCAGCTGTGTGAGGGGCCGCACAGCCTCTCTGCGCCCCAGCGAGTGACTGCAGACCCCCAAGATGAGGGCCCTGTTCCTGATGGTCAGCCTCGTTGCGGCCCTCCAGGCCCACGACCCCTCCGTCTCGGGCGAGGAGACTCTGGATGTGAGGCTCAGGGGGGTCAGGGTGGGCTGCTGGGGGCGCAGGAAGAGACAGACGTTCATCGTAGGGTCAGGCGTTAACCCCCGCCCTGCGGGAATGACCACACAGAGGGAAAAGGTGCAGAATGACCGCTGAGCCTGGTGCAGAAGGCCCAGGAGTGAGGGCGCCCAGGGTCCCTCCCAGCTGACCGGCAGGGGCCCGAGCCAGCGTCTGGGACCTGGGGGGGGTCTGGAGAGGGTGGTGGGCATGTGCGGGTGGAGTGAGCCCCACTCCAGCCCTGGGGTGGGGAAGCGTCTGGGGCTGAAGATGGGGAGGGGGTGCTGTGGGGTCAACCTGGGCCCTGACCGGCGGGACTTTCTCCAGGTGTCCGGTAAATGGTATTTGAAGGCCATGACCTCAGACCAGGAGGTGTCCAGGAAAGAGATGGAGGTGGCACATGCCATCGCTCTGAAGGTCCTGGAAGGGGGCGACCTGGAAGCCAAAACCACCGTGGTGTGAGTGTCGCTGTCGGGCGGCCTTGCCCTCCCCGCGCCCAGACCCAGGCAGCTTCGAGGGGACACCCCACGGAGGTGCCTCACTGGCTGGGGGGGCACCATGCCGGGAGGGGCCCCCGATGGGAGCCAGGGGCAGCGCTGGCTGGGTGTGGGAGACACAGGGAGCTGCCGCGATAACACCAGGGCCCCCATGGTGCCAGGGCATCCGGTGGAGGAAGCCTGTTTCCCCGTAGGCCCCCCGGGACCTCGGCCGCCATCCCAGGGCGCTGCTCCCCGGCCGCGAGGGGGGTGCCACCGGGGCTGGGCTGGGTTTCACCACACACGGCTTCTGTGTTTTAGGGTCAACGGTCAGTGTCGGGAGATGACCCTGGTCCTGCAGAAAACCAAGGAGCCTGGCAAATATGTGTCCTGTGAGTCCACTCCTTTGTGACCCTGTTAacgcccaccctcccctcctgctgAGAGCAGCTCGGCTGTGGGCGGGCGTGAAAAGCAGGCGCTGCAGGACTTAGGAAAACACACACAGGACACAACGCAGAGAAAAGGTGGGTCCAGGGGACTCCCGGCCTCCAGGAccgagagcccagatctctgcagcctcagcgtgtttattcaggtctctgctcatcAAGCAGATTAGCAgagcccaggggtagtcaacctttttatgcctaccgcccacttctgtatctctgtcagtagtaaaattttctaactgcctagcggttccacagtcatggtgatttataaagtagggaagtaactttactttataaaattgataaagcagagttacagcaagttaaagcatataataacaattacttaccaagtattttatgtcagattttcgctaagtttggcagaataaatctttataaaacaccttactatagttaaatctatctttttatttatactttggttgctgtgctaccgcccactatgaaagctggaacgcccactagtgggaggtagggactaGTTTGACTTCCACTGCAACAAtcttatcagcctgaccaggtggtggcgcagtggatagagcgtcacactgggacacagaggacccaggtctgaaactccgaggttgccggcttgaacgcaggctcatctgccttgagcaaggctcaccagctggacacacacacacacacacacacccgcccccccgccccgtcaacgcacatatgagaaagcaatcaatgaacaactaaggtgccacaacaaagaagtgatgcttctcatctctctcccttcctgtctgtctgtcgttatctgtccctctctctgtctctgtctcagtcacaaagaaaaaaaagcaacaattTTATCAGTGTTGCcgggcagcgttctgcccccgcaggacttggcTTCCAATGTCCGCACCAAAGACTTGTTTCAGGGCAGCATCTGATCTCCGGCCATTTTCCTACACCGTCCCACTGGTCAGTTTGCTTTAAAGATACGAACCCCTGAAACCAAGTACCAGGTGTGACAGATTTGTCCCGAGGGACCTGGGCTGGTCACCGCTGTGCCACGCCCGGGGGGGCGGGGCAGAGTTGTATTCGGTTGTCCGCGGAGCATCCCATGAGCTAACCTCTTGGAGCTTTTGTCCCAGGTCCCTTCTGTGACCCGCAGGCGGGCGTGTGAACACCTCTCCTGCATGGGGCTCTCGGTGCCTTGGGTCCTCGGGACGTGGGGGGTTGGGCCTGGGGGGCGGAGCTCTGGGCCGCGGGAGCCCGTGGGAGCTGAGGGACTGGGCGGGCTCCGTGGCTGATTCAGGACTCGTGTCGCCGTCTGTCCACAGCCGGGCTCAAGGATTCGATCCACTTCACGCAGTCGCATGTGCAGGACCACTACGTGCTCGACTGCGAGGGCGAGATCCACGGGGAGAAGGTCCGCATGATGAAGCTGATGGGTGAGGGTCCTGCGTCCCGCCCACGCTGCCaccgtctccccctccccccgccccccccagtcCCGGGGTCCCGCccacgccgccgccgccgccgtctccccctcccccctccgccCCCCCAGTCCAGGAGCCGGGGTCCCGCCTGGGTCTCCGTGGCGGCGGCGGCAACACAGGGAGAGCAGAGACCGGCTGTGGGCTCAGGGATCCGAATGTCACAACGTCACCGGGCGGGCGGGCCACGCTTTCCCGGGGTGGGGGCAGCGCCGCTCCTTTGGGGTCTCCTGGGGTACAGGAGCGGTGTGTGCGTGGGACCCGCACGGGAGGGAATTCCAGCTCGGGGTCACGATTCTGGGGGGAGAGCCAGTACCCCCCTGCCTGAAGACAAGACCCCCGGGAAGATCTCCTGAGCCCAGGAGCTACGAATGCCGGTCCAGTGGGGACATCCTGGGACCCAGGGACGTCCAGGTCCCCAATGTGTTCCCACACGGTGCCGCAGCCCCTGCGCCCCCAGGCTGGGATGAAGACCCGGCCGCCTCCCGGTCCCCCTCACCCTTGTGTCCCCTGGTTTCACCGACAGGAAGGGACCCGGAGGAGAACCGGGAGGCCTTGGAGGATT
The DNA window shown above is from Saccopteryx bilineata isolate mSacBil1 chromosome 2, mSacBil1_pri_phased_curated, whole genome shotgun sequence and carries:
- the LOC136322707 gene encoding lipocalin-1-like; protein product: MRALFLMVSLVAALQAHDPSVSGEETLDVSGKWYLKAMTSDQEVSRKEMEVAHAIALKVLEGGDLEAKTTVVVNGQCREMTLVLQKTKEPGKYVSSGLKDSIHFTQSHVQDHYVLDCEGEIHGEKVRMMKLMGRDPEENREALEDFKNAVEARGFDPEKIVIPTQTEACSLDTA